ATTGGTATAAGTACTATACATTTCCAAATCAGGAAAGTAAAATGGAACTTATAGGTTACAGAAAGGTAGAGAGGACCTGGACCATTCCACCAGATGTAACCGCTAAACTTGAACCAGGAGAATATGAAATTACAGCTATTTATGATTCTCGTTCTGTGCCTGATGAAGATGTCATTCATAAACTAATTACTTCTATTCCACTTACTATATTTATAAAAAAACCTGCCACTAAAAGAGAGAAAGCTAAAGCATTACATGAACAAGCCAGTTATTATGGAGATTTAGAAAAGGCAAAAAAAGCACTTAGAATTGATCCTACATACTACCCAGCTCATCTTACTTTAGCAGGTCTATATAGCCACGCAGGTAGATATAAGGAGGCTATTAGAGAATACAAGATATATCTTGAAGAGTATCTTAAAGATCCTACTATCCCAATAGCTGAATGTGGCGGGAAGGCTGA
This DNA window, taken from bacterium, encodes the following:
- a CDS encoding tetratricopeptide repeat protein, encoding MKRKCFSTLFICINLIIWIGMTSVYSSSINKEDLELKISNFNDNKVYFPGSTPLHFGVWLVNHAGIRQFNKIQNDISYGKEVKEEIIRVKIGTPQWKWDENLKIKVEKLTKIKGKVIREEKLKDINWYKYYTFPNQESKMELIGYRKVERTWTIPPDVTAKLEPGEYEITAIYDSRSVPDEDVIHKLITSIPLTIFIKKPATKREKAKALHEQASYYGDLEKAKKALRIDPTYYPAHLTLAGLYSHAGRYKEAIREYKIYLEEYLKDPTIPIAECGGKADEEYRINRFIKELERQLKKQKGDEKED